Proteins encoded within one genomic window of Pseudomonadota bacterium:
- a CDS encoding methyltransferase, whose product MKNTLLIALAACAAALPAAAQEADTTAAKVEAALELPYRTEADRDRDRNRRPVQALTAMGLREDMRVFEFGPGNGWYTKILAPVLKEKGHLSIGYAEQWLANLDELMQAPEMEKVERINLAMRWDGELRAFQFDGMDFQFGELDMFLNIREYHNLHGEERAEFNNAAFAALKPGGRYVVIDHTRRHMQDDSPENWRREDPVKVLVEVQQAGFELVEQFAMFYRLDDTLEYEVGRRSVAGNTDRFFFVFRKPE is encoded by the coding sequence ATGAAGAACACCCTATTAATCGCTCTGGCTGCGTGCGCCGCAGCCCTTCCCGCAGCTGCCCAGGAGGCGGATACCACCGCTGCCAAGGTCGAAGCCGCCCTCGAACTCCCCTACCGCACGGAGGCGGACCGCGATCGGGATCGCAATCGCCGCCCCGTCCAGGCCCTGACCGCCATGGGCCTGCGGGAGGACATGCGCGTGTTCGAATTCGGTCCCGGCAACGGCTGGTACACCAAGATCCTCGCCCCCGTACTCAAGGAGAAGGGCCACCTGAGCATCGGCTACGCCGAGCAGTGGCTGGCTAACCTCGACGAGCTCATGCAGGCGCCGGAGATGGAGAAGGTCGAGCGGATCAACCTCGCCATGCGGTGGGATGGGGAGCTGCGCGCCTTCCAATTCGACGGCATGGACTTCCAGTTCGGTGAGCTGGACATGTTCTTGAACATCCGCGAGTACCACAACCTGCACGGTGAGGAGCGCGCGGAGTTCAACAACGCGGCGTTCGCGGCGCTCAAGCCCGGCGGTCGCTACGTGGTGATCGATCACACGCGCCGCCACATGCAGGACGACTCGCCGGAGAACTGGCGCCGCGAAGACCCGGTGAAGGTGCTCGTGGAAGTGCAGCAGGCGGGCTTCGAGCTGGTCGAGCAGTTCGCCATGTTCTACCGCCTCGACGACACCCTCGAGTACGAGGTGGGGCGCCGATCGGTGGCGGGGAACACGGACCGGTTCTTCTTCGTCTTCCGCAAGCCCGAGTAA